From one Cupriavidus sp. P-10 genomic stretch:
- a CDS encoding DUF4088 family protein, protein MTNEITLALPPDDAYRLRKEFDQFIGVSTRLDREFLPPEFNDFLRARLLQHDGPLTERAVNRLLSGGEYGWARRVFDKQLPNALAALMRDARRFGFGLAVQPDWTGEQRLAHAREWAAKVLTECGADAAFTEALATQVAASAEDVRLLEERMRTPAWRLAESLRQRAYDLMYALQTEDNQTAGRARVGELRGMLGLALEYGSVQPEEAARVLEQVERSRPSLFRDEPDDVFARLAAWLRRMFGG, encoded by the coding sequence ATGACGAACGAGATCACCCTGGCCCTGCCGCCTGACGATGCGTACAGGCTGCGCAAGGAATTCGACCAGTTCATCGGTGTCTCGACCCGGCTGGACCGCGAGTTCCTGCCACCCGAGTTCAACGACTTCCTGCGTGCCAGGCTGCTGCAACATGATGGCCCGCTGACCGAGCGCGCCGTGAACCGGTTGTTGTCCGGCGGCGAGTACGGCTGGGCCCGGCGCGTGTTCGACAAGCAGCTGCCCAACGCGCTGGCGGCGCTGATGCGCGATGCGCGGCGCTTCGGCTTCGGCCTGGCGGTGCAGCCGGACTGGACGGGCGAGCAGCGGCTTGCGCATGCGCGCGAATGGGCCGCGAAGGTACTGACCGAATGCGGGGCCGACGCCGCCTTCACTGAAGCGCTGGCGACCCAGGTCGCGGCCTCGGCCGAAGACGTGCGCTTGCTGGAGGAGCGCATGCGCACGCCGGCATGGCGGCTGGCGGAAAGCCTGCGCCAGCGCGCGTATGACCTGATGTACGCGCTGCAGACTGAAGACAACCAGACCGCGGGCCGCGCGCGCGTGGGCGAGTTGCGCGGCATGCTGGGCCTGGCGCTCGAGTATGGCTCGGTGCAGCCGGAAGAAGCCGCGCGCGTGCTGGAGCAGGTGGAACGCTCGCGTCCCTCGCTCTTCCGCGACGAGCCCGACGATGTCTTTGCGCGGCTGGCGGCGTGGCTGCGGCGAATGTTCGGCGGATAA
- the flhD gene encoding flagellar transcriptional regulator FlhD, translating to MESSEVLQEIREVNLAYLLLAQRLVRENQVEAMFRLGVSKEIADILGKLTSAQLVKLAASNMVLCRFRFDDHALLSTLTHTAKSHDMQQIHAAILLARQPVESLN from the coding sequence TTGGAAAGCAGTGAAGTTCTCCAGGAGATCAGGGAGGTTAACCTCGCCTATCTGCTGCTCGCGCAACGACTCGTGCGCGAAAACCAGGTCGAAGCCATGTTCCGGCTCGGGGTCAGCAAGGAAATCGCGGATATCCTTGGCAAGCTGACTTCGGCGCAACTCGTCAAGCTCGCGGCATCCAACATGGTGCTGTGCAGGTTCCGCTTCGACGATCATGCGCTTCTGTCCACACTCACCCACACGGCCAAGAGCCATGACATGCAGCAGATCCACGCCGCGATCCTGCTGGCTCGTCAGCCTGTGGAGTCACTCAATTGA
- the flhC gene encoding flagellar transcriptional regulator FlhC — protein sequence MTALLKAEPNRSFTATSAAVPRKSVLQDANQTQLAIELIGLGARLQVLEAETTLSRDRLIRLYKELRGVSPPKGMLPFSTDWFTTWLPNIHSSLFFSAHQFMVQEGETVGIRAVVAAYRLYLEHVSLLGGEIVLSFTRAWTLVRFFESNMLQLSSCTCCGGQFVTHAYEPHANFVCSLCRPPSRAGKVKKLSKDAAAVQTNA from the coding sequence TTGACCGCGCTGCTGAAGGCCGAGCCGAACCGGAGTTTCACGGCCACCTCCGCAGCCGTCCCACGCAAGAGCGTTCTCCAGGATGCCAACCAGACCCAGCTCGCCATCGAGCTGATCGGCCTGGGTGCGCGCCTGCAGGTGCTTGAAGCCGAGACCACGCTGTCGCGCGACCGGCTCATCCGCCTGTACAAGGAACTGCGCGGGGTCTCGCCTCCCAAGGGCATGCTGCCCTTCTCGACGGACTGGTTCACCACCTGGCTGCCGAATATCCACTCGTCGCTGTTCTTCTCTGCCCATCAGTTCATGGTGCAGGAAGGCGAGACCGTGGGCATCCGCGCCGTGGTGGCTGCCTATCGCCTGTACCTCGAACACGTTTCGCTTCTCGGCGGTGAAATTGTCTTAAGTTTCACGCGTGCCTGGACGTTAGTACGGTTCTTCGAGAGCAATATGCTGCAGCTGTCCAGCTGCACGTGTTGCGGCGGACAGTTCGTCACGCACGCCTATGAGCCGCACGCGAACTTCGTGTGCAGCCTGTGCCGTCCGCCCTCGCGCGCAGGGAAAGTGAAGAAGCTCTCGAAAGACGCCGCCGCCGTGCAGACCAACGCCTGA
- the motA gene encoding flagellar motor stator protein MotA, with amino-acid sequence MLVVLGYVVVVVAVLGGYAMTGGHMGALYQPAEFVIIGGAAFGAFIATNTTKAIKATARALPGLFKGSKYKKELYLDVMSLLYVLLSKARREGILFLEKEIADPASSSVFSQYPRILSDPVVMEFLTDYLRMMVNGNMNAFEIEALMDHEIETFRHEAEIPAHALSRVGDALPAFGIVAAVMGVVHALASADLPPAELGALIAHAMVGTFLGILLAYGFISPLAARIELQVSENVKVYECIKVVLLASLNGYAPLVAVEFGRKVLYSTVRPSFLELDDHVREVKSLN; translated from the coding sequence GTGCTAGTAGTTCTTGGCTATGTCGTCGTGGTTGTCGCGGTGCTTGGCGGTTACGCCATGACCGGCGGCCACATGGGCGCGCTATATCAACCGGCGGAATTCGTGATCATCGGGGGCGCTGCCTTCGGTGCCTTCATCGCCACCAACACCACCAAGGCCATCAAGGCCACCGCCCGCGCCCTGCCAGGGCTGTTCAAGGGCTCCAAGTACAAGAAGGAACTGTACCTGGACGTCATGTCGCTGCTGTACGTGCTGCTGTCCAAGGCACGGCGCGAGGGCATCCTGTTCCTGGAAAAGGAAATCGCGGATCCCGCCTCCAGCAGCGTCTTCAGCCAGTACCCGCGCATCCTGTCGGATCCGGTGGTGATGGAATTCCTCACCGACTACCTGCGCATGATGGTCAACGGCAACATGAACGCCTTCGAGATCGAGGCCCTGATGGACCACGAGATCGAGACCTTCCGCCATGAGGCCGAGATTCCCGCCCATGCGCTGTCGCGCGTCGGCGATGCGCTGCCCGCCTTCGGCATCGTCGCCGCGGTGATGGGCGTGGTGCACGCGCTGGCTTCGGCCGACCTGCCGCCGGCCGAGCTCGGCGCGCTGATCGCGCACGCCATGGTCGGCACCTTCCTCGGCATCCTGCTGGCCTACGGCTTTATCTCGCCGCTGGCCGCGCGCATCGAGCTGCAGGTGTCCGAGAACGTCAAGGTCTACGAGTGCATCAAGGTGGTGCTGCTCGCCTCCCTGAACGGCTACGCGCCGCTGGTCGCGGTGGAATTCGGCCGCAAGGTGCTGTACTCCACGGTGCGGCCGTCGTTCCTCGAGCTCGACGACCACGTGCGCGAAGTCAAGAGCCTGAACTGA
- the motB gene encoding flagellar motor protein MotB — translation MSSAHDMRPIIVRRAKSHARPHGNHSWKIAYADFMTAMMALFLVLWLLSSANKKTLEGIAEYFRMPLKVAVVGGEKSSQSPSVIPGGGMDVMRKDGEVMRARDNDPSEEQRRNELQEGQRLRALKQRLEQLIESNPMLRQFRPQLLLDITSEGLRIQILDTQNRPMFRTGSANVETYMRTILREIGPVLNELPNKVSLSGHTDAANYSNGERTYSNWELSSDRANASRRELIAGGMQEGKVLRVLGLAATMPLDKDDLLAPVNRRISIVVLNHKAQARFEAENASAAEVSVAAQAGKAAQEIQAGLAAASAPAAAPASAPQGRKP, via the coding sequence ATGAGCAGCGCACACGATATGCGTCCGATCATCGTCCGCCGGGCGAAATCGCACGCCAGGCCGCACGGCAACCACAGCTGGAAGATCGCCTACGCCGATTTCATGACGGCGATGATGGCGCTGTTCCTGGTGCTGTGGCTGCTGTCCAGCGCCAACAAGAAGACGCTGGAAGGCATTGCCGAATACTTCCGCATGCCGCTCAAGGTGGCGGTCGTCGGCGGCGAGAAAAGCAGCCAGTCGCCCAGCGTGATCCCGGGCGGCGGCATGGACGTCATGCGCAAGGACGGCGAGGTCATGCGCGCGCGCGACAACGATCCGAGCGAGGAACAGCGCCGCAACGAACTGCAGGAAGGGCAGCGCCTGCGCGCGCTCAAGCAGCGCCTCGAACAGCTCATCGAGAGCAACCCGATGCTGCGCCAGTTCCGCCCGCAGCTGCTGCTCGACATCACCAGCGAAGGCCTGCGCATCCAGATCCTCGATACGCAGAACCGGCCGATGTTCCGCACCGGCAGCGCCAACGTGGAGACCTATATGCGCACCATCCTGCGCGAGATCGGCCCGGTGCTGAACGAGCTGCCGAACAAGGTCAGCCTGTCCGGCCATACCGACGCGGCCAACTATTCCAACGGCGAGCGCACCTACAGCAACTGGGAGCTGTCCAGCGACCGCGCCAATGCCTCGCGCCGCGAACTGATCGCGGGTGGCATGCAGGAAGGCAAGGTGCTGCGCGTGCTGGGCCTGGCGGCGACCATGCCCCTGGACAAGGACGATCTGCTGGCGCCGGTCAACCGGCGCATCAGCATCGTCGTGCTCAACCACAAGGCCCAGGCGCGCTTCGAGGCCGAGAACGCCAGCGCGGCCGAGGTCTCGGTGGCGGCGCAGGCCGGCAAGGCCGCGCAGGAAATCCAGGCTGGGCTGGCCGCGGCCTCCGCGCCGGCGGCAGCGCCGGCCTCGGCACCGCAGGGCCGCAAGCCATGA
- the cheA gene encoding chemotaxis protein CheA, with translation MSVDIDITQFYQTFFEEAEELLVEMEQLLLGLDIESPDPEHLNAIFRAAHSIKGGAATFGFAALTETTHIFENLLDRTRRQELALTRTIIDTFLETKDVLQDQLNAYRNGTEPDPETLVRICAVLQQLAQEAAGQAGASAAAPAAAPVAAPVAAPVAAPAAAAGGALKIRLIKVSANDQALLREELANLGEITGQQEVNGELVVWLNTQCSADDIIAVCCFVIDMDQIAIEAASDAAAAAAAPAEVPAPAPAPAAAAPAAPAPAAREKEKEKEKAKPAPAAAHGEGSIRVPTEKVDQIINLVGELVITQSMLAQTASSLDPVLFDRLFSGMGQLERNARDLQEAVMSIRMMPMDYVFSRFPRLVRDLASKLGKQIDLVTFGKATELDKSLIERIIDPLTHLVRNSLDHGIETPDKRVAAGKEPTGQLVLSAQHHGGNIVIEVSDDGGGLNRERILAKAIQNGLPVSENISDEEVWQLIFAPGFSTAEVVTDVSGRGVGMDVVKRNIQEMGGHVQISSRPGLGTTIRIVLPLTLAILDGMSVKVGEETFILPLNCVMESLQPKAEDVHTAANSDRVMHVRGEYLPLLEMHRVFNIAGALQEPTQGIAVILQAEGKRFALLVDQLIGQHQVVLKNLETNYRKVPCISAATILGDGSVALIVDVGALQRTGVRRQEPALASSLASSLA, from the coding sequence ATGTCTGTCGATATCGATATCACACAGTTTTACCAGACCTTCTTTGAAGAAGCGGAAGAACTGCTCGTGGAAATGGAGCAGCTGCTGCTCGGCCTGGACATCGAGTCTCCCGATCCCGAGCATCTGAACGCGATCTTCCGGGCGGCCCATTCGATCAAGGGCGGAGCCGCTACCTTCGGGTTCGCGGCGCTGACCGAGACCACCCACATCTTCGAGAACCTGCTGGACCGCACGCGCCGGCAGGAACTGGCGTTGACCAGGACCATCATCGACACCTTTCTGGAAACCAAGGACGTGTTGCAAGATCAGCTCAACGCCTACCGCAACGGCACCGAACCCGATCCGGAAACGCTGGTGCGCATCTGCGCCGTGCTGCAGCAGCTCGCGCAGGAAGCCGCTGGCCAGGCGGGCGCATCGGCGGCCGCTCCGGCCGCGGCACCCGTCGCCGCCCCGGTTGCGGCTCCCGTTGCCGCACCGGCAGCCGCGGCAGGCGGTGCGCTGAAGATCCGGCTGATCAAGGTCTCCGCCAACGACCAGGCGCTGCTGCGCGAAGAACTCGCCAACCTCGGCGAGATCACCGGGCAGCAGGAGGTCAACGGCGAACTGGTGGTGTGGCTCAACACCCAGTGCAGCGCCGACGACATCATTGCGGTGTGCTGCTTCGTGATCGACATGGACCAGATCGCGATCGAAGCCGCCAGCGATGCAGCGGCAGCGGCAGCGGCACCGGCCGAAGTACCCGCGCCGGCTCCGGCGCCGGCCGCGGCAGCACCGGCCGCTCCTGCTCCCGCCGCGCGCGAGAAGGAGAAGGAGAAAGAAAAGGCCAAGCCGGCCCCCGCCGCCGCGCACGGCGAAGGCTCGATCCGCGTGCCGACCGAAAAGGTCGACCAGATCATCAACCTGGTGGGCGAACTGGTGATTACCCAGTCGATGCTGGCGCAAACCGCGTCGTCGCTCGACCCGGTGCTGTTCGACCGCCTGTTCTCCGGCATGGGCCAGCTCGAGCGCAACGCGCGCGACCTGCAGGAAGCGGTGATGTCGATCCGCATGATGCCGATGGACTACGTGTTCTCGCGCTTCCCGCGCCTGGTGCGCGACCTGGCCAGCAAGCTCGGCAAGCAGATCGACCTGGTCACCTTCGGCAAGGCCACCGAGCTCGACAAGAGCCTGATCGAACGCATCATCGACCCGCTCACTCACCTGGTCCGCAACAGCCTGGACCATGGCATCGAGACCCCCGACAAGCGCGTCGCCGCCGGCAAGGAGCCGACCGGCCAGCTGGTGCTGTCCGCGCAGCACCACGGCGGCAACATCGTCATTGAAGTCAGCGATGACGGCGGCGGCCTGAACCGCGAGCGCATCCTGGCCAAGGCCATCCAGAACGGCCTGCCGGTGTCCGAGAACATCAGCGACGAGGAAGTCTGGCAGCTGATCTTTGCGCCGGGCTTCTCCACTGCCGAAGTCGTCACCGACGTGTCCGGCCGTGGCGTGGGCATGGACGTGGTCAAGCGCAACATCCAGGAGATGGGCGGCCATGTGCAGATCAGCTCGCGCCCGGGCCTGGGCACCACCATCCGCATCGTGCTGCCGCTGACGCTGGCGATCCTGGACGGCATGTCGGTCAAGGTCGGTGAAGAGACTTTCATCCTGCCGCTGAACTGCGTGATGGAATCGCTGCAGCCCAAGGCCGAGGACGTGCACACCGCCGCCAACTCCGACCGCGTCATGCACGTGCGCGGCGAGTACCTGCCGCTGCTGGAAATGCACCGCGTCTTCAACATCGCCGGCGCGCTGCAGGAACCCACGCAAGGCATCGCCGTGATCCTGCAGGCCGAGGGCAAGCGTTTCGCGCTGCTGGTGGACCAGCTGATCGGCCAGCACCAGGTGGTGCTGAAGAACCTGGAAACCAACTATCGCAAGGTGCCGTGCATCTCGGCGGCAACCATCCTCGGCGACGGCAGCGTGGCGCTGATCGTCGATGTCGGCGCGCTGCAACGCACCGGCGTGCGCCGGCAGGAGCCGGCGCTGGCTTCGTCGTTGGCCTCGTCGTTGGCCTAA
- a CDS encoding chemotaxis protein CheW: MAGIGHIDTPGSDASGQEFLVFTLGSEEYGIDILKVQEIRSYETVTRISSAPDFIKGVTNLRGVIVPIVDLRLKFRLGNVRYDHQTVVIILNVAGRVVGIVVDGVSDVLTLTGEAIKPAPEFGVSISTEHLTGLGTIDGRMLVLIDIEKLMTSAEMALVEAELA, encoded by the coding sequence ATGGCCGGCATCGGACACATCGATACCCCCGGAAGCGACGCTTCGGGCCAGGAGTTCCTGGTCTTCACGCTGGGGTCGGAGGAATACGGCATCGACATCCTCAAGGTGCAGGAGATCCGCAGCTACGAGACCGTCACGCGCATTTCCAGCGCGCCCGATTTCATCAAGGGCGTGACCAACCTGCGCGGCGTGATCGTGCCGATCGTCGACCTGCGCCTGAAGTTCCGCCTGGGCAACGTGCGCTACGACCACCAGACCGTGGTCATCATCCTCAACGTGGCCGGCCGCGTGGTCGGCATCGTGGTCGATGGCGTGTCGGACGTGCTGACGCTGACCGGCGAGGCGATCAAGCCGGCGCCGGAGTTCGGCGTGTCGATCTCGACCGAGCACCTCACCGGCCTGGGCACCATCGACGGCCGCATGCTGGTGCTGATCGATATCGAGAAGCTGATGACGAGCGCCGAGATGGCACTGGTCGAGGCCGAGCTGGCCTGA
- a CDS encoding CheR family methyltransferase: protein MTPFRTAASAPASLQGLAGTVSAPAVTPRRDEMRDFLLTERDFEKIRALIHKRAGISLGSHKREMVYSRLARRLRTLQLADFASYLAILETDDRSPEWEFFTNSLTTNLTSFFRESHHFPLLAEHAKKIGRPYSVWCSAASTGEEPYSIAITLAEALGDRAATVLATDIDTQVLAKARSGVYSADQVARLSPERLKRFFLKGTGQRAGSVKVKPELASTITFEPLNLLAPDWGIREQFDAIFCRNVMIYFDKPTQGRILERFMPLLKPHGLLFAGHSENFSYVTRAFQLRGQTVYELAPDAGRAGRA from the coding sequence ATGACGCCGTTCCGCACTGCCGCCAGCGCTCCCGCCAGCCTCCAGGGCCTGGCGGGCACCGTCTCCGCGCCGGCCGTCACGCCGCGGCGTGACGAGATGCGCGACTTCCTGCTGACCGAGCGCGACTTCGAGAAAATCCGCGCGCTGATCCACAAGCGCGCGGGCATTTCGCTGGGCAGCCACAAGCGCGAAATGGTCTACAGCCGCCTGGCACGCCGCCTGCGCACGCTGCAGCTGGCCGACTTTGCCTCGTACCTGGCGATCCTGGAGACGGATGACCGCTCGCCCGAGTGGGAGTTCTTCACCAATTCGCTGACCACCAACCTGACTTCGTTCTTCCGCGAGTCGCACCATTTCCCGCTGCTGGCCGAGCATGCGAAGAAGATCGGCCGCCCGTACAGCGTGTGGTGCTCCGCGGCGTCTACCGGCGAGGAACCGTACTCGATCGCCATCACGCTGGCCGAGGCGCTGGGCGACCGCGCCGCCACCGTGCTGGCCACCGATATCGACACGCAGGTGCTGGCCAAGGCCCGCAGCGGCGTGTACTCGGCCGACCAGGTCGCACGGCTGTCGCCCGAACGCCTCAAGCGCTTCTTCCTGAAAGGCACCGGCCAGCGCGCGGGCTCGGTCAAGGTCAAGCCCGAGCTGGCCTCCACCATCACGTTCGAGCCGCTCAACCTGCTCGCGCCCGACTGGGGCATCCGCGAGCAGTTCGACGCGATCTTTTGCCGGAACGTGATGATCTATTTCGACAAGCCAACGCAGGGCCGCATCCTGGAGCGTTTCATGCCGCTGCTCAAGCCGCACGGGCTGCTCTTCGCCGGGCACTCGGAGAACTTCTCCTACGTCACGCGCGCATTCCAGCTGCGCGGGCAGACTGTCTACGAACTGGCGCCCGATGCTGGCAGGGCGGGAAGGGCCTGA
- the cheD gene encoding chemoreceptor glutamine deamidase CheD, whose translation MRTPYLPEALATRTYFDREFGKQAVKLLPNEYYVTREDVVLTTVLGSCVAACIRDEAAGVGGMNHFMLPDDEGGSAGADRMLSPSMRYGSYALEVLINELLKMGARRERLEAKVFGGGAVLANMTTLNIGDRNADFVLRYLKAEEIRVAAQDLRGPHARRVSYFPAGGLALVRRLTRQDDEVSVARDERALARAIATSARTPARAPERAPELFARQSSTRQLP comes from the coding sequence ATGCGCACGCCCTATCTCCCCGAGGCGCTGGCCACCCGCACCTACTTCGACCGCGAGTTCGGCAAGCAGGCAGTCAAGCTGCTGCCCAACGAGTACTACGTGACACGCGAAGACGTGGTGCTGACCACCGTGCTGGGTTCGTGCGTGGCCGCGTGCATCCGCGACGAGGCCGCCGGCGTCGGCGGCATGAACCACTTCATGCTGCCCGATGATGAAGGCGGCAGCGCCGGCGCCGACCGCATGCTGTCGCCGTCGATGCGCTACGGCAGCTACGCGCTCGAAGTGCTGATCAACGAGCTGCTCAAGATGGGCGCCCGGCGCGAGCGGCTGGAGGCCAAGGTCTTCGGCGGCGGCGCGGTGCTGGCCAACATGACCACGCTGAACATCGGCGACCGCAACGCGGATTTCGTGCTGCGCTACCTCAAGGCCGAAGAGATCCGTGTCGCGGCGCAGGACCTGCGCGGGCCCCATGCGCGCCGCGTCAGCTATTTCCCGGCCGGCGGGCTGGCACTGGTGCGCCGCCTGACGCGGCAGGACGACGAGGTCTCGGTGGCGCGCGACGAACGCGCGCTGGCGCGGGCCATCGCCACCTCGGCCAGGACCCCGGCGCGCGCGCCGGAGCGCGCCCCCGAACTGTTTGCGCGGCAGTCTTCCACGCGCCAGCTTCCCTGA
- a CDS encoding protein-glutamate methylesterase/protein-glutamine glutaminase, with amino-acid sequence MTAAKIKVLCVDDSALIRSLMTEIINSQPDMEVVGTAPDPLVARDLIKRLNPDVLTLDVEMPRMDGLDFLERLMRLRPMPVLMVSSLTERGSEITMRALELGAVDFVTKPKLGIRDGLIEYTDTIADKLRAASRARVRAAAQPVAGVSAPAPMLRSPLLSTEKLIILGASTGGTEAIKEFLMPLPPDSPAVMIVQHMPAGFTRSFAQRLDGLCRITVKEAEHGERVLPGHAYIAPGDSHLRLARSGANYVAHLSQEAPVNRHRPSVDVLFDSAAEHGGKNVIGVILTGMGKDGARGMLRMREAGAYNLAQDEQTCIVFGMPKEAIATGGVHEIVPLPAMTQRVMARLATYGTRAQRV; translated from the coding sequence ATGACTGCCGCCAAGATCAAGGTGCTCTGCGTGGACGATTCCGCGCTGATCCGCAGCCTGATGACGGAGATCATCAACAGCCAGCCCGACATGGAAGTGGTTGGCACCGCGCCCGACCCGCTGGTGGCGCGCGACCTGATCAAGCGCCTGAACCCGGACGTGCTGACGCTTGACGTCGAAATGCCGCGCATGGACGGCCTGGATTTCCTTGAGCGCCTGATGCGGCTGCGGCCGATGCCGGTGCTGATGGTGTCGTCGCTGACCGAGCGCGGCTCGGAAATCACCATGCGCGCGCTGGAGCTGGGCGCGGTCGACTTTGTCACCAAGCCCAAGCTGGGCATCCGTGACGGGCTGATCGAATACACCGACACCATCGCCGACAAGCTGCGTGCCGCGTCGCGCGCGCGCGTGCGCGCCGCGGCGCAGCCGGTAGCCGGCGTCAGCGCACCCGCGCCGATGCTGCGCAGCCCGCTGCTGTCGACCGAGAAGCTGATCATCCTGGGCGCTTCCACCGGCGGCACCGAGGCGATCAAGGAATTCCTGATGCCGCTGCCGCCCGACAGCCCCGCGGTGATGATCGTGCAGCATATGCCGGCCGGCTTCACGCGCTCGTTCGCGCAGCGCCTGGACGGGCTGTGCCGCATCACCGTGAAGGAAGCCGAGCACGGTGAACGCGTGCTGCCGGGCCATGCGTACATCGCACCGGGCGATTCGCACCTGCGCCTGGCGCGCAGCGGTGCCAACTACGTCGCGCACCTGTCGCAGGAAGCGCCGGTCAACCGGCACCGTCCCTCGGTCGACGTGCTGTTCGATTCGGCCGCCGAGCATGGCGGCAAGAACGTGATCGGCGTGATCCTGACCGGCATGGGCAAGGACGGCGCGCGCGGCATGCTGCGCATGCGCGAGGCCGGTGCCTACAACCTGGCGCAGGACGAGCAAACCTGCATCGTGTTTGGCATGCCGAAGGAGGCGATCGCCACCGGCGGCGTGCATGAAATCGTGCCCTTGCCGGCGATGACCCAGCGCGTGATGGCGCGCCTGGCCACGTACGGCACGCGCGCGCAACGGGTCTGA
- the cheY gene encoding chemotaxis response regulator CheY has translation MRRIIRNLLKELGFVNVEEAEDGAAGLEKARDGSFQFVISDWNMPNMDGLSMLQAIRADANIGKIPVLMVTAEAKKENIIAAAQAGANGYVVKPFTAATLDEKITKIFEKLGG, from the coding sequence ATGCGCCGGATCATCCGCAACCTGCTCAAGGAGCTGGGATTCGTCAACGTCGAGGAAGCCGAGGACGGCGCCGCCGGCCTGGAGAAGGCCAGGGACGGCAGCTTCCAGTTCGTGATCTCGGACTGGAACATGCCCAACATGGACGGCCTGTCGATGCTGCAGGCGATCCGCGCCGACGCGAATATCGGCAAGATCCCGGTGCTGATGGTGACGGCCGAGGCCAAGAAGGAAAACATCATCGCCGCGGCCCAGGCCGGCGCCAACGGCTACGTGGTCAAGCCGTTCACGGCAGCCACGCTGGACGAGAAGATCACCAAGATCTTCGAGAAACTCGGCGGCTGA
- the cheZ gene encoding protein phosphatase CheZ, with product MTPTLSNDSAEQLILRIGNLTRMLRDNMRELGLDKEIERAAQAIPDARDRLNYIAAMTEQAAERTLNAVELAQPIQSGIEQQAETLDKRWEAWFEKPVELADARSLVLDTRAFLTDVPAQARATNSHLLDIMMAQDFQDLTGQVIKKMMDMIRTLEQELLQVLIDNVPSERRVEVQAPSTLMNGPQVNPEGKADVVSDQAQVDDLLASLGF from the coding sequence ATGACTCCGACGCTGAGCAACGATTCGGCCGAGCAACTGATCCTGCGCATCGGCAACCTGACGCGGATGCTGCGCGACAATATGCGCGAGCTGGGCCTGGACAAGGAGATCGAGCGCGCCGCGCAGGCCATTCCCGATGCGCGCGACCGGCTCAACTACATCGCGGCGATGACCGAGCAGGCCGCCGAGCGCACGCTGAACGCGGTCGAACTGGCGCAGCCGATCCAGTCCGGCATCGAGCAGCAGGCCGAGACCCTGGACAAGCGCTGGGAGGCCTGGTTCGAGAAGCCGGTGGAGCTGGCCGACGCCCGCTCGCTGGTGCTCGACACGCGCGCCTTCCTGACCGATGTGCCGGCGCAGGCCCGCGCTACCAACAGCCACCTGCTCGACATCATGATGGCGCAGGACTTCCAGGACCTGACCGGGCAGGTGATCAAGAAGATGATGGACATGATCCGCACGCTGGAGCAGGAGCTGCTGCAGGTGCTGATCGACAATGTTCCGTCCGAGCGGCGCGTGGAAGTGCAGGCGCCGTCAACGCTGATGAACGGGCCACAGGTGAATCCGGAGGGCAAGGCCGACGTGGTGTCGGACCAGGCGCAGGTGGATGATTTGTTGGCGAGTTTGGGGTTCTGA